The nucleotide window AAATGAGAAGACTTAAAATAAACAATTGCGGAATCATTATTAAGAATCGACGAATGATTGTTTTCCACATATTATAGTCCCTCCTTTTCTGTCTCAGACATGGCAACTTTATGCGTTTCTGAAATTGATTTTAAAGGATAAACTTTACCTTCTTTATCATAATACTTATGCTGTTCTTCACGATATGTTGCTTCAACTTTTTGACGAACGATTTTACGTTCCATACGTGTTTCCGGCTCAATATCGGGAATAGCTGATAGTAAACGATTTGTATAAATATGTTGTGGATTACTGTAAATATCGCCACGTTTACCTGTTTCAACAAATCTACCTTTATACATAATAGAGATGTGGTCACACATATGACGAACAACCCCTAAGTCATGCGAGATGAATAAATAACTAATTCCGTATTGTTCTTGAATTTCCTTCATAAAGTTTAATACTTGCGCTTGTACAGATAAATCAAGCGCAGATACAGGTTCATCAGCAATAATCATTTTAGGATTACATGCAACTGCGCGTGCAATACCTAAACGTTGTTTTTGTCCACCTGAAAATTCGTGTGGATATTTTAGTAAGACGTCTTCACTCATCCCGACAATCGCAAGCAATTCATTTATACGCTTACGCTCTTCCTGTGGGGACAACCGCATAAAATTACGAATTGGCTCTGCTAAAATATCGAGTACACGCTTACGTGGATTCATACTAGAGTGTGAATCTTGGAAAATCATTTGAATATCACGATTGTATGCTGAATCTCGATTACGGCTTTGATTTGTTACGTCTTTACCTTCATAAATAATCTTTCCAGACGTAATTTTCTCTAACCCAATGATTGCTTTACCTGTCGTTGATTTCCCTGAACCTGATTCCCCTACTAAACCGTAAGTTTTTCCTTTTTCAAATTCCATTGTGACACCATCTACAGCGTACACGTGGTCCACTACTTTATTTAAGAAACCACCTCGGATAGGATAGTGAACTTTTAAATCTTGTACTTGCAAGAAACTCATTGATTTACGCTCCCTTCCTCATCCTCAAAATGGAAGTGTTCCCAGCATGTACAGCGAACTAAATGCCCTGGTCCTACCTCATGTAGCTCTGGATTTGCTTCATGTACGGAAGCATCCATCCATGGAATACGTGATGCAAATCGGCAACCTTCACGTGGTAATTTCGTTAAAGATGGTACCATCCCTTGAATAACTTCTAAACTCTCATTCTCACTATTTGTTTGAGGGATTGATTTTAATAACGATCTCGTATACGGGTGCTTTGGATTTCTGAACAGTTCAACTACTGGCGCCTCTTCAATTACTTGCCCTGCATACATTACAGCAACGCGGTCAGCAACCTCAGCAACAACACCTAAATCGTGTGTAATTAAAATAATGCCCGATTGAATTTCATCTTGTAGCGATTTTAATAAATCCAAAATTTGTGCCTGAATCGTTACGTCAAGTGCCGTTGTTGGTTCGTCCGCAATAATAATCGCAGGTTTACCAGATAAAGCGATCGCAATCATTACTCGCTGACGCATACCTCCTGATAATTGGTGAGGGAATTGCTTTGCCACTCGTGGCGAATTCGGAATACCAACTTGATCTAGTAATTCGATTACGCGTTTTTCACGTTCCTGTTTGTTTAATTTACTGTGATAAATTAAACCTTCTTCAATTTGCTCACCAATACGCATTAAAGGATTTAAAGCAGATAATGGATCTTGGAAAATAAATCCAATATCATTTCCTCGCAGCTTATTAAATTGCTCTTCCGTTAAATTCGCCAAATTTTGATTGTTATAAAGAATTTCACCTTCAACTTTTGTATTGATTGAATTGTGTAATCCGACAATCGAAGTGGCTAACGTACTTTTACCACAACCTGACTCACCAACAATTGCCAAAATTTCGTTTTTGCGAAGCGTTAATGAAACATTGTCTACAGCAGGATAAAAA belongs to Solibacillus sp. FSL R7-0682 and includes:
- a CDS encoding ATP-binding cassette domain-containing protein — translated: MSFLQVQDLKVHYPIRGGFLNKVVDHVYAVDGVTMEFEKGKTYGLVGESGSGKSTTGKAIIGLEKITSGKIIYEGKDVTNQSRNRDSAYNRDIQMIFQDSHSSMNPRKRVLDILAEPIRNFMRLSPQEERKRINELLAIVGMSEDVLLKYPHEFSGGQKQRLGIARAVACNPKMIIADEPVSALDLSVQAQVLNFMKEIQEQYGISYLFISHDLGVVRHMCDHISIMYKGRFVETGKRGDIYSNPQHIYTNRLLSAIPDIEPETRMERKIVRQKVEATYREEQHKYYDKEGKVYPLKSISETHKVAMSETEKEGL
- a CDS encoding ABC transporter ATP-binding protein; protein product: MSTNELLTIRNLRTSFRIKDTFYPAVDNVSLTLRKNEILAIVGESGCGKSTLATSIVGLHNSINTKVEGEILYNNQNLANLTEEQFNKLRGNDIGFIFQDPLSALNPLMRIGEQIEEGLIYHSKLNKQEREKRVIELLDQVGIPNSPRVAKQFPHQLSGGMRQRVMIAIALSGKPAIIIADEPTTALDVTIQAQILDLLKSLQDEIQSGIILITHDLGVVAEVADRVAVMYAGQVIEEAPVVELFRNPKHPYTRSLLKSIPQTNSENESLEVIQGMVPSLTKLPREGCRFASRIPWMDASVHEANPELHEVGPGHLVRCTCWEHFHFEDEEGSVNQ